One window of the Betaproteobacteria bacterium genome contains the following:
- a CDS encoding DUF937 domain-containing protein, giving the protein MPETEAHRSQACWRPWGACWATPQSGGLAGLIAAFEQQGLGGIVASWVGTGANQAISAEQIRSVLGSGQIQALAGQLGISSEEVSGQLAQFLPQIVDRLTPNGALPAEGTIGGLLNLLKGA; this is encoded by the coding sequence TTGCCGGAAACGGAGGCGCACCGCAGTCAGGCTTGCTGGAGGCCGTGGGGAGCATGTTGGGCAACTCCCCAGAGCGGTGGCCTGGCGGGTCTGATTGCCGCTTTCGAGCAGCAGGGTCTGGGCGGCATCGTCGCCTCGTGGGTAGGAACGGGCGCCAATCAGGCGATCAGCGCTGAGCAGATCCGCTCCGTTCTGGGCAGTGGTCAGATTCAGGCCCTGGCGGGTCAACTGGGGATTTCGTCGGAGGAGGTGTCCGGTCAGTTGGCCCAATTCCTGCCGCAGATCGTCGACCGGCTCACCCCCAATGGCGCCCTGCCGGCCGAAGGTACCATCGGCGGCCTGCTTAACCTGCTCAAGGGCGCCTGA